TATGCCATAACTAACATACCCGCTACGATGAATACACCACCAATAAATCGCATGATGTAGAAAGGCTTAGATGCTTCAAGAGATTGCACGAAGCTATACATTAACGTACCGTCAGAGTTAACTGCACGCCACATTAGACCTTGCATTACACCTGAGATCCACATAGCTACGATGTATAGAACTACACCCACAGTGTGTAACCAGAAATGCGTGTTAACTAACTTAACGCTGTACATGTTACCGTGACCAAATAGTGCAGGGATTAGGTGATAAATTGCACCGATAGAAATCATAGCAACCCAACCAAGTGCACCAGAGTGTACGTGACCAACTGTCCAGTCAGTGTAGTGTGATAATGCGTTCACAGACTTGATAGCCATCATTGGGCCTTCGAACGTTGACATACCGTAGAAAGACAGTGAAACAACTAAGAAACGAAGAACAGGATCAGTACGTAGTTTGTGCCATGCGCCAGATAGCGTCATGATACCGTTAATCATACCACCCCAAGATGGAACGAATAAGATTACAGACATAACCATACCTAATGACTGAGTCCAGTCAGGTAATGCTGTGTAATGAAGGTGGTGAGGACCAGCCCAGATATAAAGAGAAACAAGTGCCCAGAAGTGAACTACTGATAAACGGTAAGAGTAAACAGGACGACCTGCTTGTTTTGGTACGAAGTAATACATCATACCTAAGAAACCAGCTGTAAGTAGGAAACCTACTGCGTTGTGACCGTACCACCATTGAACCATT
The Pseudoalteromonas phenolica genome window above contains:
- the ccoN gene encoding cytochrome-c oxidase, cbb3-type subunit I, which encodes MSQSVASQSEYNYTVVRQFAIMTVIWGIVGMGVGVLIAAQLAWPALNFDTPWLTYSRLRPLHTNAVIFAFGTSALFATSYYVVQRTCQTRLFSDKLAAFTFWGWQAIILAAAITLPLGYTSGKEYAELEWPIDIAIAVVWVSYAVVFFGTLIKRKVSHIYVANWFYAGFIITVAVLHIVNSMAVPVSLGKSYSIYAGAVDAMVQWWYGHNAVGFLLTAGFLGMMYYFVPKQAGRPVYSYRLSVVHFWALVSLYIWAGPHHLHYTALPDWTQSLGMVMSVILFVPSWGGMINGIMTLSGAWHKLRTDPVLRFLVVSLSFYGMSTFEGPMMAIKSVNALSHYTDWTVGHVHSGALGWVAMISIGAIYHLIPALFGHGNMYSVKLVNTHFWLHTVGVVLYIVAMWISGVMQGLMWRAVNSDGTLMYSFVQSLEASKPFYIMRFIGGVFIVAGMLVMAYNVYRTVAAKSGSLTADANTQMA